The following coding sequences are from one Paenibacillus tundrae window:
- a CDS encoding carbohydrate ABC transporter permease, which translates to MKPKKVHAYLFIFPSLFLTLVFGVYPLIWALRYMFYDYQGIGTPVFIGLGNFARIMRDTQFWSAVGNTGVYALGKLVVTIPLALTLAIILNRKWRGRSLLRAVYYLPTIFSASVMAIVFFIIFNSYNGILNQLLVKYHVISAPIGWLDADHAMMTTIIIAIWGAVGNYMLLFIAGLQSIPEELYEAASLDGANEFQKLRNVTIPLLGPVLQMIIMLAITTALKGYESIMVLTEGGPYGKTEVMYLYLFKLLFPISADTQSLQQLGYGSAVGFTTAIIVGAVTLIYFWISKKLNDVY; encoded by the coding sequence ATGAAGCCAAAAAAAGTGCATGCGTACCTGTTCATCTTTCCCAGTTTATTTCTAACTCTCGTGTTTGGGGTGTATCCCCTCATATGGGCTCTACGTTATATGTTCTACGATTATCAAGGCATTGGTACGCCCGTATTTATTGGACTTGGCAACTTTGCCCGCATTATGCGGGATACACAGTTCTGGTCAGCTGTTGGCAATACGGGAGTCTATGCATTAGGTAAACTTGTGGTCACGATTCCGCTAGCTCTGACACTCGCCATCATCTTGAATCGCAAATGGAGAGGGCGTTCACTGCTAAGAGCTGTGTACTATCTTCCAACCATTTTCAGTGCTTCAGTTATGGCGATTGTATTCTTTATTATTTTTAATTCGTACAACGGAATATTGAACCAACTACTGGTGAAGTATCATGTGATCTCTGCCCCGATTGGCTGGTTAGATGCCGATCATGCCATGATGACGACCATAATTATTGCGATCTGGGGAGCTGTGGGGAACTATATGCTGCTGTTTATTGCCGGTCTGCAGAGTATTCCTGAAGAACTGTATGAGGCGGCATCGCTGGACGGAGCGAATGAGTTCCAGAAGCTTAGAAATGTGACGATTCCACTACTCGGTCCTGTGCTGCAGATGATTATTATGCTGGCGATTACAACCGCACTCAAAGGATACGAGAGCATTATGGTACTAACCGAAGGAGGCCCGTATGGCAAAACGGAAGTGATGTACTTGTATCTGTTTAAATTGTTATTTCCGATATCCGCTGATACACAATCGCTCCAGCAACTGGGTTACGGCAGTGCAGTAGGCTTCACTACAGCCATCATTGTAGGTGCCGTCACACTCATTTATTTCTGGATATCCAAGAAGCTTAATGATGTTTATTAA
- a CDS encoding methyl-accepting chemotaxis protein translates to MVKRRTFKIFYKIGLGYLLVLAVLAGSIVLIQNSISQLQRELDFLVDHDMKVHDLTYELERTMVDMETGQRGYVITGQDSYLAPYTEGLEQKETIISQLAALIADNPAQLALLENIHNVINNWVQVAGEPVIESRRANDTSTLQAFFVNDPGKQDMDQIRDSLKTFRTNELVLTEQRTEALKQKNELLNIELYGALILVALISIIAALTLSRSIVKNIRSVTSALNDIGSSNGDLTLRIATHMKDETRELADAANAMLLGLQQMMLEIQNNASILSTASDRLDKGVSDNLSAGKEVATAMERVAEGADEQVVLTQTMVAAMGQSLTGLNRVSASTADVAERAVRTESIALDGQGRINNAVGKMETIEQSFRSVQESINDISKMSDQVISIAESISGTARQTNLLALNAGIEAARAGEHGKGFAVVATEIRNLADQSATSAKHITSILETVLAGVHNTVQIVDSNTVHVTEGLRTIEDAGHAFANITEHIHDLSGEMVDISAVVEELTAGSQAVMSSIHAVSAVVEDTASATEEVSAMTEEQLASLQEMTDTSKQLNQMSDALDELVNRFKLA, encoded by the coding sequence ATGGTAAAGCGCAGAACCTTTAAAATTTTCTACAAGATTGGTTTGGGCTATTTGCTCGTGCTGGCTGTTCTAGCCGGTTCTATTGTATTGATCCAAAATAGTATTAGCCAACTCCAACGGGAGCTGGATTTCTTGGTCGATCACGATATGAAAGTACATGATTTAACGTATGAGTTGGAAAGAACGATGGTGGACATGGAGACAGGTCAACGAGGATATGTCATTACCGGACAAGACAGTTATCTTGCACCTTACACCGAGGGTTTAGAACAGAAGGAAACAATCATCTCACAGCTCGCAGCACTCATTGCTGATAATCCAGCACAGCTCGCCCTACTTGAGAACATACATAATGTAATAAACAATTGGGTACAGGTTGCGGGTGAACCAGTTATTGAATCACGACGAGCTAACGACACGTCCACCTTGCAAGCGTTCTTCGTGAATGATCCTGGTAAGCAGGATATGGATCAAATTCGGGATTCACTAAAAACATTTCGCACCAATGAGCTAGTGTTGACCGAACAACGCACTGAAGCACTCAAACAAAAAAACGAGCTACTCAACATCGAACTATACGGTGCGCTCATCCTTGTTGCCTTGATTTCGATCATTGCAGCTCTGACACTGTCCCGCTCTATTGTCAAAAATATTCGTAGCGTCACCAGCGCACTGAACGACATTGGCTCATCTAACGGAGATCTAACCCTCCGGATTGCGACCCATATGAAGGATGAGACGCGCGAATTGGCAGATGCAGCTAATGCAATGCTGCTCGGATTGCAACAAATGATGCTTGAGATTCAGAACAATGCCAGCATCCTGAGTACGGCTTCAGATCGATTGGATAAAGGTGTGTCGGATAACCTGTCCGCAGGTAAGGAAGTTGCCACCGCCATGGAACGAGTTGCTGAAGGCGCAGATGAACAAGTCGTTCTGACACAAACGATGGTCGCTGCCATGGGGCAATCGCTGACTGGACTTAACCGAGTATCCGCTTCTACAGCTGATGTTGCTGAACGTGCTGTAAGAACCGAATCAATCGCACTGGATGGACAAGGACGCATTAATAATGCAGTGGGTAAAATGGAAACCATTGAACAATCGTTCCGCTCCGTTCAGGAGTCTATTAATGACATCTCTAAAATGTCTGATCAGGTCATCTCCATTGCAGAATCGATCTCAGGAACGGCTAGACAGACCAATCTCCTGGCTCTTAACGCTGGAATTGAAGCTGCGCGCGCCGGAGAACATGGCAAAGGGTTCGCTGTTGTCGCCACCGAAATTCGCAACCTGGCAGATCAAAGCGCTACCTCAGCCAAACATATTACAAGCATTCTTGAAACTGTACTTGCAGGTGTGCATAACACCGTTCAGATCGTAGACTCCAATACTGTTCATGTCACAGAAGGATTACGAACAATAGAGGATGCTGGACATGCCTTTGCTAATATTACAGAACACATTCATGATCTAAGTGGGGAAATGGTGGACATCTCCGCTGTGGTGGAAGAGCTCACAGCAGGCAGTCAGGCTGTTATGTCTTCTATTCATGCCGTATCCGCTGTTGTGGAAGACACTGCATCAGCAACCGAAGAAGTATCCGCCATGACCGAGGAACAATTAGCCTCCTTGCAAGAAATGACCGACACATCCAAACAATTGAACCAAATGTCCGATGCACTGGATGAGCTCGTGAACCGATTCAAACTTGCATAA
- a CDS encoding response regulator, whose product MDHLTVCVMDDIQAVVKGISSTIAWEEHQVKIVGTANNGEQGWFLLNEQEPDLVITDIKMPRLSGLELMKRASDAGLRTKFIFISGYSDFRYAQEAIKLGASDYLLKPFTPDEILGAVLKVREVIEGEQAQSRQLEQLEQKAESSSVHIRHSYLLGLLRQEVGGFMNENRWDELQIDLDSSNLQLMVIEVDGYTRCENTIHLDAEIVPFAIQNIVEETLNRHTRGVVLRESRYRLVAMFNTPASMTAPELLEECRLNVEQFSKKTISIGLGTIARRPQEVWSAYAHADKAIAYRFYSEGNCIFQYAIVERQEWIAPAYPLEKEKELFYALKCGNESTCHRIIDDILDEWQFSEGYPEPLTMIRLLSGLAFAIYRAFCDEITEEERMRLEADLMVLEAMRSLTFDGWKGYIKHFSSMGCDIMDKKRLTDVKQAIHKAQEFISMNLEENLTLNLCAQSVHLSPSYFANAFKKETGMTLIQYITKMRMEKAKELLVAGIQVQEICQMLGYEDRPYFSGLFKKYCGMTPTHFRQMYLN is encoded by the coding sequence ATGGATCATTTGACGGTATGTGTCATGGATGATATTCAGGCGGTTGTAAAAGGCATATCTTCGACCATTGCTTGGGAAGAGCATCAGGTGAAAATTGTAGGTACAGCCAACAATGGCGAACAAGGGTGGTTCCTACTTAATGAACAAGAGCCGGATCTTGTCATTACCGATATCAAAATGCCCCGCCTCAGCGGTCTTGAATTGATGAAACGGGCATCCGATGCAGGGCTGCGCACCAAGTTTATATTCATTAGTGGGTATTCTGATTTCCGTTATGCCCAAGAGGCGATTAAACTAGGTGCTTCCGATTATTTGCTCAAACCGTTTACCCCTGATGAAATATTAGGCGCAGTGCTCAAGGTAAGAGAAGTGATTGAAGGTGAGCAGGCACAGTCGAGGCAGCTTGAACAATTGGAACAAAAGGCGGAGAGCAGCAGCGTGCATATTCGTCATAGCTACCTTCTGGGACTGCTTCGTCAAGAGGTTGGTGGTTTTATGAATGAGAATCGTTGGGATGAACTACAGATCGATCTCGATTCTTCGAATCTTCAGCTCATGGTGATTGAAGTCGACGGGTATACCCGGTGTGAAAATACAATACATCTGGATGCCGAGATCGTGCCTTTTGCGATCCAAAATATTGTGGAAGAGACGCTGAATCGCCACACCAGAGGGGTTGTATTACGCGAGAGCAGATACCGGCTTGTGGCGATGTTTAATACACCAGCATCCATGACAGCTCCAGAGCTGCTGGAGGAATGTCGGCTTAATGTGGAACAATTCAGTAAAAAGACGATCTCAATCGGTTTGGGCACGATTGCCCGAAGACCTCAGGAGGTGTGGAGTGCGTATGCACACGCCGATAAAGCCATTGCCTACCGCTTTTATAGTGAGGGTAACTGCATCTTCCAATATGCAATCGTCGAACGTCAGGAGTGGATAGCACCTGCTTACCCTTTGGAGAAGGAGAAGGAACTCTTTTATGCGCTCAAGTGTGGCAATGAGAGCACCTGTCACCGGATCATTGATGATATTTTGGATGAATGGCAGTTTTCGGAGGGATATCCTGAGCCACTTACTATGATCCGTTTGTTGTCCGGACTCGCGTTCGCCATCTATCGTGCTTTTTGCGATGAAATTACGGAGGAAGAACGCATGCGTTTAGAAGCTGACCTGATGGTGCTGGAGGCGATGCGCTCGTTGACATTTGACGGTTGGAAAGGGTACATCAAGCACTTTAGCAGCATGGGCTGCGACATTATGGATAAGAAGCGGCTTACGGATGTGAAGCAGGCCATTCATAAAGCTCAGGAATTTATAAGTATGAACCTGGAAGAGAACCTGACGTTGAACCTTTGCGCTCAGTCGGTTCACTTAAGTCCTAGTTATTTTGCCAATGCATTCAAGAAAGAGACCGGCATGACCTTGATTCAATACATTACAAAAATGAGGATGGAGAAGGCCAAGGAACTGTTGGTCGCAGGCATACAAGTACAGGAGATCTGTCAGATGCTGGGTTACGAGGATCGCCCGTATTTCAGCGGATTGTTCAAAAAGTACTGTGGTATGACACCTACGCATTTCCGTCAAATGTATCTGAATTAA
- a CDS encoding cupin domain-containing protein — translation MILENAAIPAQVINATSSRKILGMGGTLMMVEVSFAKGGIGEVHSHDQHEQVSYIVKGSFEVQVGEETRILRAGDSFYAGYNVPHGVKALEDSIILDVFTPFREDFIEEPQ, via the coding sequence ATGATATTGGAAAATGCAGCGATACCTGCACAAGTCATTAACGCAACGAGCTCTCGTAAAATTTTGGGTATGGGTGGAACATTGATGATGGTCGAGGTGAGCTTTGCGAAAGGCGGAATCGGTGAAGTTCACTCTCATGATCAGCATGAGCAGGTAAGCTATATCGTTAAGGGCAGTTTTGAGGTTCAAGTTGGTGAGGAGACACGCATCCTGAGGGCAGGGGATAGCTTCTATGCTGGCTATAACGTTCCGCACGGGGTCAAAGCACTGGAAGATTCCATCATTCTAGATGTGTTTACCCCTTTTCGTGAGGATTTCATTGAGGAGCCCCAATGA
- a CDS encoding HAD hydrolase-like protein, translated as MTKEKVLLKPEAMIFDMDGTLFQTETLLLPAYHQLFDTLRAEGHFEGETPPEERMIGSLGMLLEDIWKVVMPEASEAAHRRADELLLQLEIEGLDQGGSTLYPHVKETLTALKEQGVRLFVASNGLEDYVKGVAFAHEIMPLFEGVYSAGQYKTPSKINLVQILLEKHRIQDAWMVGDRSSDVEAGKMNGQTVIGCAYAGFGRDEELAGSDVLISDFTELLRLYKEAE; from the coding sequence ATGACAAAAGAAAAGGTATTGCTTAAACCGGAAGCAATGATATTTGATATGGATGGCACACTATTTCAGACAGAGACGCTGTTGTTGCCTGCTTACCACCAGTTGTTTGATACGCTGAGAGCAGAAGGACACTTTGAAGGTGAGACCCCTCCAGAGGAACGGATGATTGGAAGTCTTGGTATGTTACTTGAAGATATATGGAAAGTAGTTATGCCTGAAGCATCGGAGGCGGCACATCGTCGCGCGGACGAATTGTTGCTTCAATTGGAGATTGAAGGTCTGGATCAAGGGGGTTCTACACTCTATCCTCACGTGAAGGAGACTTTAACAGCGCTCAAAGAGCAGGGGGTGCGGTTATTTGTTGCGAGTAATGGACTTGAGGATTACGTCAAAGGTGTAGCGTTTGCCCACGAGATCATGCCTTTGTTTGAAGGCGTGTACAGCGCTGGTCAATACAAAACCCCTTCCAAAATTAATCTCGTTCAGATCTTGCTTGAGAAACATCGGATTCAAGATGCGTGGATGGTGGGTGACCGTTCATCGGATGTAGAGGCAGGGAAAATGAATGGACAGACCGTTATTGGCTGCGCTTATGCTGGTTTTGGTAGGGATGAAGAACTGGCGGGATCGGATGTATTGATCTCTGATTTCACAGAACTACTTCGTCTGTATAAGGAAGCAGAATAA
- a CDS encoding ABC transporter substrate-binding protein: protein MAKKWMMTTLSALLALSLAGCSTNNGTTASTGTGGSDGKSTEGKTKVIYWTPDRHDADFMKTKIDEFNKTNKDNIEVEMTVMGDNYPQAVDIAFASKQAPDVLQVNDFQTYYQKGYLAPIDGYMSEDMKTTFKDSLIDNKNTIDGKIYTLPNTGQVWRLVYNKDIFQKAGITSPPKTLTEMVEDAKKITDAGKSEGIYGFASPFKSGSGFWRAANTIAGASNNYGIDGYNYRTGQFDFGMYKDVALALRQMSEDGSMLPGVESLDIDPLRAQFAQGKIGMYINHSGEPGVYKDQFPTEENWAAAPVPTSDGTIKGASQVIGGSYIGISADSTQKEAAWKFMEYVYSKDLQSEYYEKGYGISLIPAVLSSGKKPNIPGIEGFLPKRYDAIFPANPGVVTESSLEGTKWTDAFSIFVFTGGDIDNVIKDLDSRYNAALEKTKAAGLTNISADPSFDSSKLQGKLSTEE from the coding sequence ATGGCTAAGAAATGGATGATGACTACACTGAGTGCATTGCTCGCATTGAGTTTGGCTGGATGTTCTACCAACAATGGAACGACAGCAAGCACCGGAACGGGTGGTAGTGATGGCAAAAGTACAGAAGGGAAAACCAAGGTCATCTACTGGACGCCCGATCGCCATGATGCTGATTTTATGAAAACCAAAATTGATGAGTTTAATAAAACCAATAAGGATAATATTGAAGTGGAAATGACCGTGATGGGTGACAATTACCCTCAAGCGGTAGATATTGCTTTTGCAAGTAAACAAGCACCGGATGTGCTGCAAGTCAATGATTTTCAGACCTATTATCAAAAGGGATATCTAGCTCCAATTGACGGCTATATGAGCGAGGACATGAAGACTACGTTCAAAGACAGCCTAATCGATAATAAGAATACAATAGATGGAAAAATATATACTCTCCCGAATACAGGACAAGTGTGGAGACTCGTGTATAACAAAGATATTTTTCAAAAAGCCGGAATCACCAGTCCGCCTAAAACGTTGACCGAAATGGTGGAGGATGCGAAGAAAATTACGGACGCTGGGAAAAGTGAAGGAATCTATGGCTTTGCTAGTCCGTTCAAAAGTGGAAGCGGTTTCTGGAGAGCAGCGAACACGATCGCAGGCGCCAGTAACAATTACGGCATCGATGGCTATAACTACCGTACAGGTCAATTCGATTTTGGCATGTACAAGGATGTTGCACTTGCGCTTCGCCAAATGAGTGAGGATGGAAGTATGCTGCCAGGGGTTGAAAGTCTGGATATTGATCCGCTGAGAGCGCAGTTTGCACAAGGCAAAATTGGGATGTACATCAACCATTCCGGCGAACCAGGGGTATACAAAGATCAATTCCCTACCGAAGAGAACTGGGCTGCTGCTCCTGTGCCCACAAGTGATGGAACGATCAAGGGTGCTTCGCAAGTTATAGGTGGTTCATATATCGGAATCAGTGCAGATTCAACGCAAAAAGAAGCGGCATGGAAGTTTATGGAGTATGTATACAGCAAAGACCTTCAGAGTGAGTATTACGAAAAAGGCTATGGTATCTCCCTTATTCCAGCGGTATTAAGTTCAGGTAAGAAACCAAACATTCCTGGCATTGAAGGCTTCTTGCCGAAGCGCTATGATGCGATTTTCCCTGCGAATCCAGGGGTAGTAACAGAAAGCTCGCTGGAAGGAACGAAATGGACAGATGCATTTTCCATCTTTGTCTTTACCGGCGGCGATATCGATAATGTGATCAAAGATCTGGATAGCAGATACAATGCTGCGCTGGAGAAGACCAAAGCGGCAGGCTTAACCAATATAAGCGCTGATCCTTCCTTTGATTCCTCCAAGCTTCAAGGCAAATTATCAACAGAAGAATAG
- a CDS encoding carbohydrate ABC transporter permease, producing MSQTVINPSISPKWVQGIKRTLLTIFLLIIAVLSLFPILLVLLGSFKTNQELTGGATILPKVWQFSNYAQAWQTANFSGFTLNSVFVSVTATTGMLLVSSMSAYAVDRVNFRGKKAYSILMASTLFISIGAVVLRPQFDLMVKLGLNHTLWGVIIILISAHAATYFILVGFFKSIPRDLDEAAMIDGCNFYTVYWRIILPLLRPGLAVAGLGAFQSSWNEYILPFVFTMNNPNLQTLPVGLANLRYGIGAAAEVQLMMAGACLSILPLLVVYIFANKSFMQVTLGAVKG from the coding sequence ATGTCACAAACGGTCATAAATCCGAGTATTTCACCTAAGTGGGTTCAAGGAATAAAGCGAACACTACTCACTATTTTTCTGCTTATCATCGCTGTCCTGTCGTTGTTTCCGATTCTATTAGTACTGCTAGGCTCGTTCAAAACAAATCAGGAATTAACGGGCGGTGCAACGATATTACCTAAGGTTTGGCAGTTCTCTAACTATGCTCAGGCATGGCAGACAGCCAATTTCTCAGGATTTACGCTCAATAGTGTCTTTGTTAGCGTCACTGCAACAACAGGAATGCTGTTAGTTTCATCCATGTCTGCCTATGCCGTGGATCGCGTGAACTTTAGAGGGAAGAAGGCGTACTCCATTTTGATGGCATCTACCTTGTTTATATCCATCGGAGCTGTGGTTCTGCGTCCGCAATTTGATCTGATGGTCAAATTAGGCCTGAATCATACCCTATGGGGTGTCATCATTATTTTAATTAGCGCTCATGCCGCGACGTACTTCATTTTAGTGGGCTTCTTCAAAAGCATCCCGCGTGATCTAGATGAGGCAGCCATGATCGATGGCTGTAACTTCTACACCGTGTATTGGCGCATCATTCTTCCATTGCTTCGCCCCGGTTTGGCGGTTGCAGGACTTGGAGCATTTCAGAGCTCGTGGAATGAGTATATCTTGCCTTTTGTGTTCACGATGAACAATCCCAATTTGCAGACCTTGCCTGTGGGCTTGGCGAATCTACGTTATGGCATCGGGGCTGCTGCTGAGGTTCAACTTATGATGGCTGGGGCGTGTCTATCGATATTGCCACTGCTCGTTGTGTATATCTTTGCGAACAAATCCTTTATGCAGGTGACATTAGGTGCGGTCAAAGGCTAG
- a CDS encoding cache domain-containing sensor histidine kinase produces MNMNFYKMTLKKRIQLLYIFLVVLCISVTGISSYLFAARSIERNALELKQGILNKSVQVMDEHLRHIVVSSYSFMLNDTFTQVMRDVRNNNASHYYQNLSLLQTSFTQLKLVEPLIDTTFLTTPIGDFYSTKDVPNRDDGFAKEYGQLVKQQGWNTMWFGSHPSQLFQAKEHVLSLLLKPIVVDNHSLSNVYMVVNMKEEAMRDILVQDLMNNSIELFLLNKNGSQVIRSTSQDVSYLTDPEFSREISRGTGGDFRYTSSQGEDMLINYSALSMNEDWVMVSVQSKSDLLSPLRKIRWLVIGIMGFCIVLALGLSNLLASALLKPLNKLRRLMVEVQSNDLDVRFRSKYDDEVSAVGYRFNRMLDQIQVLFEEVRVTERDKRRFEVKALQAQVDPHFLYNTLNTMFWKSESGEKKDVSEMIVALSLLFRLGLNDGKDMTNVEQEIKHVEQYLQLQQQCYEDLFIYRIEVGDPSCYSVELLKILLQPLVENSILHGFRDKDELGVIVIRINRDEDMLTLEVTDNGCGMDMAEGQIREGVEGRRQGYALGNLHDRLSLYYGDAASVVFESNIDVGTTVTITIPII; encoded by the coding sequence ATGAACATGAACTTCTATAAGATGACTCTGAAAAAAAGGATACAACTGTTGTACATTTTCCTGGTTGTATTATGCATCAGTGTAACAGGAATTAGCTCGTATCTCTTCGCTGCACGAAGCATTGAACGAAACGCGCTTGAGTTGAAGCAGGGCATCCTGAATAAGTCAGTTCAGGTAATGGATGAACATTTAAGGCACATCGTGGTATCTTCATATTCGTTTATGCTGAATGACACCTTTACTCAGGTGATGCGAGATGTTCGCAACAATAATGCCTCCCACTATTATCAGAATCTATCACTACTGCAAACGTCATTTACGCAATTGAAGCTTGTAGAGCCCTTAATTGATACGACCTTTTTAACAACACCAATTGGTGATTTTTACTCAACCAAAGATGTACCGAACCGGGATGATGGATTTGCTAAGGAGTACGGGCAGCTTGTGAAGCAACAGGGCTGGAATACAATGTGGTTTGGTTCGCATCCAAGTCAGTTATTCCAGGCGAAGGAACATGTGTTGTCACTGTTACTCAAACCGATTGTGGTTGATAATCACTCCTTGTCTAACGTTTATATGGTGGTCAATATGAAGGAAGAAGCGATGAGGGATATTCTGGTTCAGGACTTGATGAATAATTCAATTGAATTGTTTTTGCTGAACAAAAATGGGTCACAGGTTATCCGGTCAACCTCCCAGGATGTGAGTTACCTAACCGACCCTGAATTCAGCCGCGAGATCAGTCGTGGTACAGGCGGGGATTTTAGATATACGAGTAGTCAAGGAGAGGACATGCTCATCAACTATTCTGCATTATCAATGAATGAGGACTGGGTGATGGTCAGTGTGCAGTCCAAATCAGATTTATTGTCTCCACTGCGGAAGATTCGTTGGTTAGTTATTGGGATTATGGGTTTCTGCATCGTGCTCGCCCTAGGGCTGTCGAACTTGCTGGCATCTGCTCTGCTCAAACCGCTGAATAAGCTGCGTCGTTTAATGGTTGAAGTACAATCGAACGATCTGGATGTGCGCTTCCGCAGCAAGTACGATGATGAGGTCAGTGCGGTGGGGTATCGTTTTAATCGAATGCTGGATCAGATCCAGGTTTTGTTTGAGGAGGTACGGGTAACCGAGCGGGATAAACGACGTTTCGAAGTGAAAGCGCTTCAAGCACAGGTTGATCCTCACTTTCTCTACAATACGTTAAATACAATGTTCTGGAAAAGTGAGAGTGGTGAGAAAAAAGACGTTAGTGAAATGATCGTAGCATTGTCACTGTTGTTCCGACTCGGGTTGAATGATGGGAAGGACATGACCAATGTAGAACAAGAGATTAAGCATGTAGAGCAGTACCTACAACTTCAACAACAATGTTATGAGGATCTATTCATTTATCGTATTGAGGTGGGTGATCCATCCTGTTATTCCGTAGAATTATTGAAAATATTACTGCAGCCTTTAGTCGAAAACTCCATACTGCACGGATTCCGTGATAAGGATGAGCTCGGCGTCATTGTAATCAGAATTAATCGAGATGAAGACATGCTGACACTTGAAGTCACTGATAACGGTTGTGGCATGGATATGGCTGAGGGGCAGATCAGAGAAGGAGTCGAAGGTAGACGTCAAGGATATGCACTTGGGAATCTCCATGACAGATTAAGCCTATATTACGGAGATGCCGCTTCAGTTGTATTTGAGAGCAACATAGACGTCGGAACGACGGTTACCATCACGATTCCAATCATCTGA